In a genomic window of Diabrotica undecimpunctata isolate CICGRU chromosome 2, icDiaUnde3, whole genome shotgun sequence:
- the LOC140433705 gene encoding KRAB-A domain-containing protein 2-like, with protein sequence MWDELKIVHGKPRHSQWQGSVERANQDIEKMLATWLESSKTSQWSKGIKFIQFMKNRAYHSGISCSPYEALFGCKAKVGLKTSLPAGTLTEIRSEEDLEAILAGESDDADDGAKHRGNLNVNSTTEDSQLANVE encoded by the coding sequence ATGTGGGACGAACTGAAAATTGTCCACGGAAAACCCAGACACAGTCAGTGGCAAGGTTCGGTAGAGAGAGCGAACCAAGATATCGAAAAAATGTTGGCCACATGGCTGGAATCAAGCAAAACAAGTCAGTGGTCGAAAGGCATAAAGTTCATCCAATTTATGAAAAACAGAGCTTACCATTCCGGCATTAGCTGTAGTCCATACGAAGCACTATTTGGTTGTAAGGCTAAAGTAGGATTAAAAACATCCTTACCTGCTGGTACTTTAACTGAAATTAGAAGCGAAGAAGATTTAGAAGCAATATTAGCAGGTGAGTCCGATGATGCTGATGATGGAGCAAAGCACCGTGGTAATTTGAATGTTAACAGTACAACCGAGGATTCACAATTAGCGAATGTTGAATAA